One stretch of Pontiella desulfatans DNA includes these proteins:
- a CDS encoding sulfatase-like hydrolase/transferase, protein MRDGFLLLLSAVMLGVAGNAIANDQPNILFFAFDDLRPLVGAYGEPEPITPHLDALAKEGVRFNRNYVAYPLCNPSRATMLNGIRFDNQPTNGKWPNHAQMVSVQQTWPRVLREAGYWTAARGKVYHGNVPGPDKSAWDIAGGKGGANDKKIVAAVVETGGREEHIKQFMETNRGPAALAWFSVDGPDNLLNDGQTADDVISYITEERDPEKPFAIVCGFLRPHMPWAAPTTYFDMYPEDAGQLAYIPEGAEKTVDEEEISPKNQNEVWNEGVDDATAQKLIRGYMACTSYVDAQMGRVIQTLKDEGLYENTIIVVWGDHGYHLTDHGLWRKNTAYHVSMRSPLMIRVPGGLSGATVDAVVDNTDLYPTLLELTGVEKPDEVRFHGDSLVPLLKNPKAEWDNITYTCAKGRYGLVTDRYRFTVSENRVSLYDLKNDPHEWNNLATHPEYADLVNEFKAKLDAVAWNSPTGDPLKTATPALAKTEKKKPVKEWDWFSVLDMDKDGSVTEEEWLKHAKAKSKKKGKPYNEAREKETFSQRDANGDGVLSRPELET, encoded by the coding sequence ATGAGAGATGGTTTTTTGCTCTTACTGAGCGCTGTGATGTTGGGCGTAGCTGGAAACGCAATCGCGAATGATCAGCCGAATATCCTGTTTTTTGCGTTTGATGATCTGCGGCCGCTCGTCGGTGCGTATGGCGAGCCGGAACCGATTACGCCGCATCTTGATGCGCTGGCCAAAGAAGGGGTTCGGTTTAATCGCAACTATGTAGCCTATCCGCTGTGTAATCCATCGCGCGCGACGATGCTGAACGGGATTCGGTTTGATAACCAGCCCACCAATGGGAAATGGCCGAATCATGCGCAGATGGTCAGTGTGCAGCAAACGTGGCCGCGTGTACTGCGCGAGGCGGGATATTGGACGGCGGCGCGGGGTAAGGTGTATCACGGGAATGTCCCCGGGCCGGATAAGTCGGCATGGGATATCGCGGGGGGCAAAGGCGGCGCGAACGATAAGAAAATCGTCGCCGCTGTGGTGGAGACCGGCGGGCGCGAGGAGCACATTAAGCAATTCATGGAAACAAACCGTGGTCCGGCGGCACTGGCCTGGTTTTCGGTCGATGGCCCGGATAACCTCCTGAACGACGGCCAGACGGCTGATGACGTGATTTCCTACATTACAGAAGAACGCGATCCGGAAAAACCGTTCGCCATCGTCTGTGGCTTCCTTCGCCCGCATATGCCGTGGGCCGCGCCTACGACATATTTCGATATGTACCCGGAGGATGCCGGTCAGCTGGCCTATATTCCGGAGGGGGCTGAAAAAACGGTGGATGAAGAAGAGATTTCCCCAAAGAATCAGAATGAGGTTTGGAACGAAGGCGTTGATGATGCGACGGCGCAGAAGCTGATCCGCGGCTACATGGCCTGCACCTCCTACGTCGACGCGCAGATGGGAAGGGTGATTCAGACGCTGAAAGATGAAGGGCTCTACGAGAATACGATTATCGTGGTGTGGGGCGACCATGGCTATCATCTTACTGATCATGGCTTATGGCGTAAAAACACGGCCTATCATGTTTCCATGAGGTCGCCGCTCATGATCCGGGTTCCGGGCGGTCTTTCCGGTGCAACGGTGGATGCGGTGGTGGATAACACCGATCTGTATCCGACGCTGCTGGAGCTGACCGGTGTCGAGAAACCGGATGAGGTGCGTTTTCATGGCGACAGCCTCGTTCCGCTGCTGAAGAATCCAAAAGCGGAGTGGGACAACATTACCTATACCTGCGCAAAGGGCCGTTACGGTCTGGTGACGGATCGCTATCGCTTTACGGTTTCGGAAAATCGGGTATCTCTTTACGACCTGAAAAATGACCCGCATGAATGGAACAATCTGGCAACCCATCCGGAATACGCGGATCTCGTGAATGAGTTTAAGGCAAAACTTGATGCGGTGGCCTGGAATTCTCCGACTGGAGATCCGCTGAAAACGGCTACACCGGCACTGGCTAAGACCGAAAAGAAAAAGCCCGTAAAAGAATGGGACTGGTTTTCGGTGCTGGACATGGACAAAGATGGATCCGTAACCGAAGAGGAATGGTTGAAGCACGCAAAAGCCAAATCAAAAAAGAAGGGTAAGCCCTACAACGAGGCCCGCGAGAAAGAAACATTTTCCCAGCGGGATGCCAACGGGGATGGAGTACTTTCACGACCGGAACTTGAAACGTAG
- a CDS encoding sensor histidine kinase, whose amino-acid sequence MNLRWTSIILSGWIVGMTIQAEAVDPLNAEAYRLMLHAEGADRPRWLPTRIQRLEEEQRELLALISALPQFDPALVPNRLGYHSGYAKQDGELSSHQLTVHFVNRPVLAGISMVPAMNPRDRHDSNYAFPRRFRIEVLESERGVWSEQENRFVQENLNWVEVVNWMGEDFPDPGRYPVFFRMPDSKVAKIRLTVPDVTSELGHAFYALNELYLFQGVDGQVADNMSVWGSSSIERFEVSDSFSLQPFWDVEYLYDGLAGLGVPLSEERVEEGQDFLVRFGEEASEPVQIVLDLGTVKQVGRVEFWPTEAPDRIVAPLYAFPGTILVELSDDPDFKRVKRILVDDARAQMYHNNILRIMCDAYDARYIRFTIDALREDHGQRVLGIGEISVSEHGQVFSEGCEISASGIPEHHLHTLPRLVDGNCRGRRILSETEWIMGLAQRRPLDRRLNEVNQELRSSREAWRSHQLRLSIWGGSLLCVGLLVAMGLQRLQRRRILKGLKVRITRDLHDEVGSSLGGLSLTSGGLANMTEDAKMKSALDDLSLMAREAASSLREVVWVTDQDVIRLPALIEKMQERAERILSGVDVVCDIHPDLPDLEVSLSCKRHLIMFFREAVHNCARHAGAGRVMMSVGMDSERMLEICLEDDGCGFDVRKQKRGWGVDSMRQRAEELSGVLNINSTPGKGTRICLILPLTSLQREPTKAYNTSN is encoded by the coding sequence GTGAACCTCAGGTGGACCAGTATTATTTTGTCGGGATGGATCGTAGGGATGACGATCCAGGCCGAAGCTGTTGATCCGCTAAACGCTGAGGCGTACCGTTTGATGCTGCATGCCGAGGGGGCTGATCGGCCTCGATGGCTTCCTACAAGGATACAGAGGTTGGAAGAGGAACAGCGCGAGTTGCTGGCGTTAATCTCTGCTCTTCCGCAATTTGATCCCGCCTTGGTTCCTAACCGTCTGGGGTATCATTCCGGCTACGCCAAGCAGGATGGAGAATTATCCTCGCACCAGTTAACCGTCCATTTTGTCAACCGACCCGTGTTAGCGGGCATTTCAATGGTTCCGGCGATGAATCCCAGGGATCGGCATGACAGCAACTATGCTTTTCCCCGTCGATTCAGGATCGAGGTCCTGGAATCGGAGCGAGGCGTTTGGTCTGAGCAGGAAAACCGGTTCGTGCAGGAAAACCTCAACTGGGTTGAGGTAGTGAACTGGATGGGGGAGGATTTTCCGGATCCCGGGCGATATCCCGTATTCTTCAGAATGCCGGACAGCAAAGTGGCGAAGATTCGTCTTACGGTTCCGGATGTTACTTCCGAGTTGGGCCATGCATTTTATGCCTTGAACGAATTATACCTGTTTCAAGGGGTGGATGGCCAGGTTGCCGATAATATGTCGGTTTGGGGATCCAGTTCCATTGAGCGGTTTGAGGTTTCGGATTCTTTTTCGCTGCAGCCGTTCTGGGATGTCGAATACCTGTATGACGGGCTGGCCGGCCTCGGGGTGCCTCTGAGTGAAGAGCGGGTAGAGGAGGGGCAGGATTTTTTGGTTCGTTTTGGAGAAGAAGCATCTGAACCGGTTCAGATTGTCCTGGATCTGGGGACCGTAAAACAGGTTGGTCGTGTGGAGTTCTGGCCTACGGAAGCTCCGGACCGCATTGTGGCCCCGCTTTATGCTTTTCCCGGAACCATTCTGGTGGAGCTTTCCGATGATCCGGATTTTAAACGTGTAAAACGTATTCTGGTTGATGACGCCCGGGCGCAGATGTATCACAACAATATTCTGCGCATCATGTGCGATGCCTATGACGCCCGCTATATCCGGTTTACGATTGATGCGCTGCGGGAAGATCATGGGCAGCGCGTTCTGGGCATCGGTGAAATCTCGGTTTCGGAGCATGGGCAGGTATTTTCTGAAGGATGTGAAATTTCTGCATCGGGAATTCCTGAGCATCATCTTCATACGCTGCCCCGGTTGGTGGATGGCAACTGCAGGGGACGTCGGATTTTATCCGAGACCGAATGGATTATGGGGTTGGCGCAGCGCAGGCCGCTGGATCGCCGCCTGAATGAGGTGAATCAGGAGCTGCGTTCCTCGAGGGAAGCCTGGCGGAGTCATCAGTTGCGCTTGAGCATCTGGGGCGGCAGTCTGCTTTGTGTGGGGTTGCTGGTTGCCATGGGGTTGCAGCGGTTGCAGCGCCGGCGCATCCTTAAAGGGCTGAAGGTGCGGATTACCCGCGATCTTCATGATGAAGTGGGCAGCAGTCTTGGAGGCCTTTCATTAACGTCCGGCGGGCTGGCGAACATGACGGAGGATGCAAAGATGAAGTCCGCTTTGGATGACTTATCCCTAATGGCGCGAGAGGCCGCATCATCCTTGCGCGAAGTGGTATGGGTGACGGATCAGGATGTCATCCGCCTACCGGCACTCATTGAAAAAATGCAGGAACGGGCGGAGCGGATCTTAAGCGGTGTCGATGTGGTATGTGATATCCATCCTGATTTGCCCGACCTTGAGGTTTCCCTCAGCTGTAAACGGCATCTGATTATGTTTTTCCGGGAGGCGGTTCATAACTGTGCACGCCATGCCGGGGCAGGACGGGTCATGATGTCGGTCGGTATGGATTCGGAACGGATGCTGGAGATTTGTCTGGAAGATGACGGCTGCGGGTTTGACGTCCGGAAACAAAAGCGGGGATGGGGCGTGGACAGCATGCGACAACGGGCAGAGGAACTGAGTGGCGTGTTGAATATTAATTCAACGCCCGGTAAAGGGACCCGAATCTGCTTAATCCTTCCGTTAACGTCGCTGCAGCGGGAACCGACCAAGGCGTATAATACGTCAAACTGA
- a CDS encoding response regulator transcription factor — translation MIPMTVWVVEDDSVYRRSLEGMFERREKITCAHTFPSCIEFLEAVEQEPHPDIVLMDLGLPKMSGIEGIKRLKKRAPEITVLVLTTFKEKEAVLEALENGAAGYLLKTATEDEIINGIRDIFMGQSVLSPSVARIVLEEIRRPAPEEAFNLSDREIEVLEHLAEDLAPKEIAARLDITVRTARFHLSNIYEKLQVSSQTGAVAKALRSGII, via the coding sequence ATGATACCGATGACGGTTTGGGTAGTTGAGGATGATAGCGTGTATCGTCGTTCGCTGGAGGGCATGTTTGAGCGCAGGGAGAAGATTACCTGTGCGCACACCTTTCCTTCCTGCATAGAATTTCTTGAAGCCGTAGAGCAGGAACCGCACCCGGATATTGTACTTATGGATTTAGGGCTCCCGAAGATGAGCGGCATTGAAGGCATTAAGCGGTTGAAAAAACGGGCCCCTGAAATCACCGTGCTGGTTCTGACCACCTTCAAAGAAAAAGAAGCCGTATTGGAGGCGCTGGAAAACGGTGCGGCCGGATATCTGCTGAAGACTGCGACTGAGGATGAGATCATCAATGGGATTCGTGACATCTTTATGGGGCAGTCTGTCTTGAGTCCGTCAGTCGCCAGGATCGTGCTCGAAGAGATACGGCGTCCGGCTCCCGAGGAGGCCTTCAACCTTTCTGACCGGGAAATTGAAGTGCTCGAACATCTGGCAGAAGATCTAGCTCCAAAGGAAATTGCCGCTAGACTGGATATTACGGTCCGTACGGCACGCTTTCACCTATCCAATATCTACGAGAAGCTACAAGTCTCCTCTCAAACGGGAGCGGTGGCCAAAGCGCTGCGAAGCGGAATCATCTGA
- a CDS encoding glycoside hydrolase family 95 protein translates to MWYKQPAPQWDHGIPIGNGRLGAMIFGGVADERIVLNEESVWSRNGEYADKVGGHAHIDEIRQLLFAGRFADAEKLISEKLLGKRLPAGTNCYQALADLNIHFPDLGKADHYQRELDLETAITRVTFQSGDWKNRAEYTREMFASAVDEAIYIRLSADKPGMLNCELSLSRPGGAPSITAEGAEIHLYEHVGNGVKAHGRLRVLNAGGSIQQVDGGIHVEKADSVLLVITGATDYAGGDPSELTAQQLNDASARSFDKAFTDHVAEYQRFYNRFSIDLGETEAAKFATDERIDAIKRGSNDPALMVLYTQFARYLLISSSRPGTMPANLQGIWVDGVNPPWNSDYHVNINMQMNYWTAEILNLADCHDPFLTFSERLLPNGHKTAAEMYGCGGFAAHHTTDAWLFTTGFGKPNYGMWPMAGGWVGSHFWEHYLHGGDETFLRERGYPFMKAAALFYLDYLCVHPDTGKLVSGPSISPENRFIAPDGYHAAVCMGPAMDHQIIHENFTACIEAATLLGMDEDFRAELTEALARLAPVEIGEDGRILEWTDGVKEVSPGHRHISHLFGLHPGRQYTWQQTPDMMQAAVKVLETRLASGGGHTGWSRSWIINFYARLLDGNTAHENLMLLFRKSMMPSMLDSHPPFQIDGNFGGAAGIAEMLVQSHAGELHLLPALPDAWPKGNVKGLRVRGGFTVDLSWDNGQLVEAVIHPGFQETATMRYGDRVKLISPKSGGAVTMTAACFKER, encoded by the coding sequence ATGTGGTATAAACAACCGGCTCCGCAATGGGATCATGGTATTCCGATTGGCAACGGGCGTTTGGGCGCGATGATCTTTGGCGGTGTGGCAGACGAACGGATCGTGCTCAACGAGGAGAGTGTCTGGAGCCGAAATGGCGAATATGCCGATAAGGTGGGCGGCCATGCGCATATCGATGAAATCCGACAGTTACTCTTTGCCGGCCGCTTCGCTGATGCTGAAAAACTGATCAGCGAGAAACTCCTGGGCAAACGGCTGCCAGCCGGAACCAACTGCTATCAAGCGCTCGCGGATCTGAATATTCATTTTCCGGATCTGGGAAAAGCGGATCATTATCAACGCGAGTTGGATCTTGAAACCGCGATCACTCGCGTGACGTTTCAGTCCGGTGACTGGAAAAATCGTGCAGAATACACGCGCGAGATGTTCGCGTCGGCTGTTGATGAGGCAATCTATATCCGCCTCTCGGCGGATAAACCTGGAATGCTCAATTGCGAGCTGTCGCTGTCCCGTCCGGGCGGGGCGCCGTCGATCACGGCCGAAGGCGCTGAGATTCATCTATACGAACACGTAGGCAATGGAGTGAAAGCACATGGCCGGTTGCGGGTGCTCAATGCGGGCGGATCCATTCAGCAGGTTGACGGCGGTATCCACGTGGAAAAGGCCGATTCGGTGCTGCTGGTGATTACCGGCGCGACCGATTATGCCGGCGGGGATCCTTCCGAGCTGACTGCTCAGCAGCTTAACGACGCTTCGGCGCGCTCTTTTGACAAGGCCTTTACTGACCATGTAGCTGAATATCAGCGTTTCTATAATCGCTTCAGTATTGACCTGGGCGAAACCGAAGCCGCGAAGTTTGCGACCGATGAACGAATCGACGCCATCAAACGCGGTTCTAACGATCCTGCTCTCATGGTGTTGTATACGCAGTTCGCGCGCTACCTGCTCATCAGCAGCTCGCGCCCAGGAACAATGCCGGCCAACCTGCAGGGCATCTGGGTCGATGGAGTCAACCCGCCGTGGAACTCGGACTATCACGTCAATATCAACATGCAGATGAACTATTGGACCGCGGAGATTTTAAATCTCGCAGATTGCCACGATCCGTTTTTAACCTTTTCGGAACGGCTGCTGCCTAATGGACATAAAACCGCTGCGGAAATGTATGGATGCGGCGGCTTTGCCGCACACCACACAACCGATGCCTGGCTGTTTACCACCGGCTTCGGTAAACCGAATTACGGCATGTGGCCGATGGCCGGGGGCTGGGTTGGATCCCATTTCTGGGAACACTATCTTCATGGCGGCGATGAAACTTTCCTGCGGGAACGGGGCTATCCCTTTATGAAGGCGGCGGCCCTGTTTTACCTCGATTATCTCTGTGTGCATCCGGATACCGGCAAATTGGTGTCGGGGCCATCGATCTCGCCGGAAAACCGCTTCATTGCTCCGGACGGCTACCACGCAGCGGTCTGCATGGGTCCGGCTATGGACCATCAGATTATCCATGAAAATTTCACCGCCTGTATAGAGGCCGCAACCCTGCTGGGCATGGATGAGGACTTCCGAGCGGAGCTTACTGAGGCCCTTGCACGCCTTGCTCCTGTTGAAATCGGAGAAGACGGTCGTATTCTGGAATGGACCGACGGCGTAAAGGAGGTGTCGCCGGGGCACCGTCACATCTCGCATCTCTTCGGGCTGCATCCGGGGCGTCAATACACGTGGCAGCAGACGCCGGATATGATGCAGGCTGCAGTGAAAGTGCTGGAAACGCGGTTGGCTTCCGGCGGCGGCCATACGGGGTGGAGCCGTTCGTGGATTATTAATTTTTATGCCCGGCTGCTGGACGGAAATACGGCCCATGAAAACCTGATGCTGCTCTTCAGGAAATCGATGATGCCGTCCATGCTCGACAGCCATCCGCCGTTCCAGATTGACGGAAATTTCGGCGGAGCGGCCGGTATCGCGGAAATGCTGGTTCAATCGCACGCCGGCGAACTCCACCTGTTGCCGGCACTGCCGGATGCTTGGCCGAAAGGGAACGTGAAAGGGCTGCGCGTCCGTGGTGGTTTTACGGTGGATCTCAGCTGGGACAACGGACAGTTGGTCGAGGCCGTCATCCATCCGGGCTTCCAGGAAACGGCCACTATGCGTTACGGCGACCGCGTAAAATTGATTTCACCGAAATCCGGCGGTGCGGTCACGATGACCGCTGCCTGCTTTAAAGAGCGGTAA
- a CDS encoding glycoside hydrolase family 2 TIM barrel-domain containing protein — translation MGEEQPDWQNAAVIGINKEPPHATFGVFGSVDDALKRARHESEFVQSLNGMWKFHWVKAAGDRPLDFMQPEADVSGWDEIEVPSNWQMKGYGVPIYVNQPMAFPNNPPFIPADYSPVGSYRRSFNLPEHWAGRETFIHFDGVKSAFYIWLNGERVGYSQGSMTPAEFNLSPFLKEGENTLAVEVYRWSDGSYLEDQDTWDLSGIYRDVYLFSKPKIHIRDIHAVTRLDDRYENAVLDVTADVRNLSEAAMPAGEVVCDLYDSRDAKTVIASGRIVANEEARLNLQLAIDKPLKWSAETPHLYKLAVSLRLENEVVEATCINIGFKRVEVVGNQFLVNGKPIYLKGVNRPEMDPRRGNALTRERMLEDVLLMKRFNINAVRTSHYPSHPYFMDLCDEYGLYVYDEANVESHENRVVSGPWECAVSPLPGDDPVWGDQVVDRVERMVHRDKNRAAVVIWSLGNECGAGNAFIRARDRIREISPDRPVIYHDMRFHPDEKDGGYLFDILDDGYVEADELERAYAGPDSFKTTKWKRFFPYEEFIARPNIFNEYAHAMGNSVGNFSDLWKVIEKYPALQGGFIWDWADQAIVNHTDDGREYFAYGGDFGPVTIHTKQKGHEHYVGNFLVNGLVLPDRRPSPALREVKKVHQNIGVTALDAAAGRFLVKNKYFFQSLETFDAVWQLTEDGVPVADGSLDLPEIAPQQAAAIEVPLKDYVKRPDREYFVKLSFRLKDDVSWAEKGHEVAWDQFLVSAKQPPATVSAADQPVSVSSEDDCFVISAGNVRAEICRESGFLSSYAVNGSELLKGKLKPNFWRAPTDNDTHIRPGFWGAWREATENIQLVSLIPEEQGGTTRSIEARFRLPEVESEYTLTYSFAGDGSVRVAWKLETPEPKKQGVIPRLGMSFKLDGMLDQVAWYGRGPHENYLDRKDGAEIGLFRNSVDGLHHPYVTPQENGNRADVRWVAFTGNDGRGIRLSGPAGLNFSAGNYSQEDLARAKHGHELPDRDFIAVNVDKQQSGLGGTNSWGGKPLERYRLLPGTHSFEFILAPFISATGNAAVARSDGS, via the coding sequence ATGGGGGAAGAACAGCCCGACTGGCAGAACGCTGCGGTTATCGGAATCAACAAGGAACCGCCTCATGCCACCTTCGGGGTGTTCGGTTCGGTGGACGATGCACTTAAACGCGCACGGCATGAGTCGGAATTTGTCCAGTCGCTGAACGGTATGTGGAAATTCCACTGGGTGAAAGCTGCGGGCGACCGCCCCCTGGACTTTATGCAGCCTGAAGCGGATGTTTCAGGCTGGGACGAGATTGAGGTGCCCTCGAACTGGCAGATGAAGGGCTACGGGGTTCCGATCTACGTGAACCAGCCCATGGCCTTCCCGAACAACCCTCCCTTTATTCCGGCGGACTACAGCCCGGTCGGCTCTTATCGGCGTTCATTCAACCTTCCGGAACACTGGGCCGGCCGGGAAACCTTTATTCATTTCGACGGGGTGAAGTCGGCTTTTTATATCTGGTTGAACGGCGAACGTGTCGGTTACAGCCAGGGCAGTATGACGCCCGCTGAATTTAATCTCAGTCCCTTCCTCAAAGAGGGGGAAAACACGCTGGCGGTCGAGGTGTACCGCTGGTCCGACGGCAGCTATCTGGAGGATCAGGATACGTGGGATCTGAGCGGTATTTACCGCGATGTCTATCTTTTCTCCAAGCCGAAGATCCATATCCGCGATATCCATGCGGTTACCCGGCTGGATGACCGCTATGAAAATGCCGTGCTCGATGTGACGGCGGATGTGCGAAATTTGTCCGAAGCCGCGATGCCTGCCGGTGAGGTGGTTTGTGATCTGTATGACAGCCGCGATGCCAAAACCGTTATTGCTTCCGGAAGGATTGTTGCGAACGAGGAAGCCCGCTTGAATCTTCAGTTGGCGATCGATAAGCCCCTGAAATGGAGCGCGGAAACACCGCACCTCTACAAGCTGGCTGTATCGCTCCGGCTTGAAAATGAAGTGGTGGAGGCAACGTGCATTAACATCGGCTTCAAACGGGTGGAGGTGGTCGGCAACCAGTTCCTGGTGAACGGAAAGCCGATCTATCTTAAAGGCGTGAACCGTCCGGAGATGGATCCGCGGCGGGGCAATGCGTTAACGCGGGAGCGCATGCTCGAGGATGTCCTGTTGATGAAGCGGTTCAATATTAATGCCGTGCGCACCTCGCACTATCCCAGCCACCCGTACTTTATGGACCTCTGCGACGAATACGGCCTGTATGTTTATGACGAGGCCAATGTGGAGTCGCATGAAAACCGGGTCGTCAGCGGCCCATGGGAATGCGCGGTCAGCCCGCTGCCCGGCGATGATCCTGTGTGGGGCGACCAGGTGGTCGATCGTGTGGAGCGTATGGTGCACCGCGACAAAAACCGCGCGGCGGTTGTGATCTGGTCGCTGGGCAATGAGTGCGGAGCGGGGAATGCATTCATCCGTGCACGCGACCGGATTCGTGAGATCTCGCCCGACCGGCCGGTGATCTACCACGACATGCGGTTCCATCCCGATGAGAAAGACGGCGGGTACCTGTTTGATATTCTGGACGACGGGTACGTGGAAGCGGACGAGTTGGAAAGGGCCTATGCCGGACCGGACAGTTTTAAGACCACAAAGTGGAAACGGTTTTTCCCGTATGAGGAGTTTATTGCCCGCCCCAATATTTTTAACGAGTACGCCCATGCCATGGGTAATAGCGTCGGTAATTTTTCCGACCTTTGGAAAGTGATCGAAAAATATCCCGCGTTGCAGGGTGGTTTTATCTGGGACTGGGCGGATCAGGCCATTGTCAATCACACGGATGATGGCCGAGAATACTTTGCCTATGGGGGCGATTTCGGTCCCGTTACCATCCACACGAAACAGAAGGGTCATGAGCACTATGTAGGTAATTTTCTGGTGAACGGGCTGGTGCTGCCGGACCGACGCCCGAGCCCGGCTTTGCGGGAAGTGAAGAAGGTGCACCAGAACATCGGCGTGACCGCATTAGATGCCGCCGCCGGACGGTTCCTGGTGAAGAATAAATATTTTTTTCAAAGTTTGGAAACATTCGACGCGGTATGGCAGTTGACCGAAGACGGGGTTCCGGTCGCGGACGGATCACTTGATCTGCCGGAAATTGCGCCGCAGCAAGCGGCCGCGATCGAGGTTCCTCTGAAGGATTATGTGAAGCGGCCCGACCGGGAATATTTTGTGAAGCTTTCTTTCCGGCTGAAAGATGACGTTTCCTGGGCTGAAAAAGGGCATGAAGTGGCCTGGGATCAGTTCCTTGTTTCAGCAAAACAGCCGCCGGCGACAGTTTCCGCTGCTGATCAGCCCGTATCGGTGAGCTCTGAAGACGACTGCTTTGTGATTTCAGCGGGTAACGTACGAGCTGAAATCTGCCGGGAGAGCGGTTTTCTTTCTTCCTATGCTGTGAATGGATCGGAGCTGCTAAAAGGGAAGTTAAAGCCCAACTTCTGGCGGGCACCAACTGATAATGATACCCATATCAGACCGGGATTCTGGGGGGCTTGGCGCGAAGCGACCGAAAACATTCAGTTGGTCTCGCTCATTCCCGAAGAGCAGGGCGGCACAACGCGCAGCATCGAAGCGCGGTTCCGGCTGCCGGAGGTGGAGTCCGAATACACGTTGACTTATTCTTTTGCCGGCGACGGTTCCGTGCGGGTGGCCTGGAAGCTGGAAACACCAGAGCCGAAAAAGCAGGGTGTGATTCCGCGGCTGGGCATGTCTTTCAAACTGGACGGAATGTTGGACCAGGTGGCCTGGTATGGGCGCGGACCCCATGAGAACTATCTGGATCGCAAGGACGGTGCGGAGATCGGTCTGTTCCGGAATTCGGTAGACGGGCTTCATCACCCCTATGTCACCCCGCAGGAAAACGGCAACCGTGCGGATGTGCGCTGGGTGGCGTTTACTGGGAACGACGGGCGCGGCATCAGACTCTCCGGACCCGCGGGTTTGAATTTCAGCGCGGGAAATTATTCCCAGGAGGATCTGGCCCGCGCAAAACACGGGCACGAGCTGCCGGACCGCGACTTCATCGCCGTCAACGTGGATAAACAGCAGAGCGGTCTGGGAGGAACCAACAGCTGGGGCGGAAAACCGCTGGAGCGCTACCGCCTCCTGCCCGGTACCCATTCGTTTGAGTTCATTCTGGCGCCGTTCATTTCAGCCACCGGCAACGCCGCAGTGGCGCGTTCGGACGGGAGCTGA
- a CDS encoding GxxExxY protein, translated as MNDFLFKDEGYQLIGAALEVYNEQGHHLSEDIYQASLEAELQRRKIPYDPQFRLDVYYKGFKLKPYFIPDLFVFDEIIVELKAVKQLIPEHESQLLNYLAITGKKVGYLINFGHKGTLEWKRLVL; from the coding sequence ATGAATGATTTTCTATTTAAAGACGAGGGGTATCAACTGATCGGTGCAGCTTTGGAAGTGTATAATGAGCAGGGGCATCATCTTTCGGAGGACATTTATCAGGCTTCCCTGGAAGCTGAACTTCAGCGTCGAAAAATCCCCTATGATCCTCAGTTCCGGTTGGATGTTTATTACAAAGGGTTCAAACTGAAACCATACTTTATTCCAGACCTCTTCGTTTTTGATGAAATCATTGTTGAGCTGAAGGCTGTAAAACAATTAATTCCTGAGCATGAATCACAATTGCTTAACTATCTGGCCATCACCGGCAAAAAAGTTGGCTATCTCATAAACTTTGGCCACAAAGGCACACTGGAATGGAAACGTCTCGTACTTTGA